Proteins from a single region of Eremothecium gossypii ATCC 10895 chromosome VI, complete sequence:
- a CDS encoding uncharacterized protein (Syntenic homolog of Saccharomyces cerevisiae AFR170C): protein MKHMSKEEIVAVLKLASRILAVVLFCNVGFKLVKRHFFPYLYYWLMSSSDELYGVLWWQRFSSLEQLIWRLVDYIEINYDIEMPNHV from the coding sequence ATGAAGCATATGAGTAAAGAGGAGATTGTGGCAGTGCTTAAGCTTGCCTCAAGGATCCTCGCCGTAGTGTTATTCTGTAACGTGGGCTTTAAACTGGTTAAGCGACATTTCTTCCCATATTTGTATTATTGGTTGATGAGCAGTTCAGATGAGCTTTATGGTGTTCTCTGGTGGCAGCGATTTTCCAGCCTAGAGCAACTTATATGGAGACTAGTGGACTATATAGAAATAAACTACGATATTGAGATGCCCAATCATGTTTAA
- a CDS encoding Zn(II)2Cys6 transcription factor (NOHBY629; No homolog in Saccharomyces cerevisiae; Non-syntenic homolog of Kluyveromyces lactis KLLA0D05038g) has protein sequence MDVPEAGRKGVARRSKYSKNGCSECKRRKVKCDETKPACWQCSHLGKRCVYMVNNSKIRFKEINVLSLRGRERVTDKKACARNGTGSSDPARVTMREVDNRMDLGGMDDPLQTTESQLRVPNYEFHGNWVVQARAGWDAVAQRLYMVPEEELGYLRVFYYKSSWWLLPLAVSAETNICNNVLFEQLARINIAEQVTTSYLQSALISVAAKFLYNTTRLVKHREVRQTHLRLVFEQLHREFSRLPEVNIAQGKIESLMLCVLILTLDSSSFDGKSWRIHFSGAKNLFSKYGIYCNRLPMEPSQRYLVVLVKSWLAAIEATASLLNSGTLQTDQEIDEIFSLGSTDDSAPILREMGLLTNGGYNIFLGYSREALMLLKAVKKFLRDPSADRYNDQFLLITDLLQASRKYAVIPNNFGLVNNTACTEMFSIKASAIVRHRGQVYSILDTIQQVQVESLFITFLLKGFHFSQNCMLIQNSANRIWRNIEWMFEESHLSAGEIHSIMAKIADGSVKTYEDFRTLNINLAPLYIIKPLLSDFRCMMVHTGIVICSSVLTHRMDIDMIRCKLIAYFQYIVDVLGAESGKTSLQYLFSIWRQPSYCSATCLREDVPLPFS, from the coding sequence ATGGATGTGCCTGAAGCGGGCAGGAAGGGCGTGGCGAGGCGAAGCAAATACTCGAAGAACGGCTGCAGTGAATGCAAACGTCGCAAGGTGAAATGCGACGAGACAAAACCAGCCTGCTGGCAGTGCTCTCACTTGGGCAAAAGGTGCGTGTATATGGTGAATAACTCGAAGATCCGGTTTAAGGAGATTAATGTGCTATCACTCAGAGGTCGAGAACGCGTTACAGACAAGAAAGCCTGCGCAAGGAACGGCACCGGCAGTAGCGACCCAGCGCGGGTTACTATGCGCGAGGTTGACAATAGGATGGACCTTGGTGGCATGGATGACCCCCTCCAAACGACGGAATCGCAATTGCGTGTGCCCAACTATGAGTTCCACGGAAACTGGGTAGTACAGGCTCGCGCCGGATGGGATGCCGTGGCACAGCGGCTGTATATGGTCCCTGAGGAAGAGCTAGGTTATCTACGAGTCTTCTACTACAAGTCTTCGTGGTGGCTGTTGCCGCTGGCGGTAAGCGCGGAGACCAATATCTGCAATAATGTGTTGTTCGAACAGCTGGCACGGATCAATATTGCAGAACAGGTCACGACATCATACCTTCAGAGTGCCTTGATATCCGTGGCAGCTAAGTTTCTATACAACACTACGCGTCTTGTAAAGCATCGCGAGGTGCGACAGACACATCTGCGACTTGTGTTCGAACAGCTGCACAGAGAGTTCAGCCGGCTACCTGAGGTTAATATTGCACAGGGAAAGATTGAGAGCTTGATGCTCTGCGTACTAATTCTGACATTGGATAGTTCAAGCTTTGATGGGAAGAGCTGGCGAATACACTTTAGCGGTGCGAAGAATTTATTTAGCAAGTACGGCATATACTGTAACCGTCTACCAATGGAGCCTTCACAGAGATATCTGGTTGTACTGGTAAAGTCATGGCTTGCTGCAATAGAGGCGACCGCCTCGCTATTAAATAGTGGAACTCTTCAGACAGATCAGGAAATTGACGAGATATTCTCCTTGGGTTCCACAGATGACAGTGCACCTATACTACGGGAAATGGGGCTACTAACGAATGGAGGCTATAATATCTTCCTAGGATATTCAAGAGAAGCTTTGATGCTGCTAAAGGCCGTTAAAAAGTTTCTACGCGACCCGTCCGCTGACCGGTACAATGACCAGTTCCTCCTAATCACGGACCTCCTTCAAGCCAGCCGAAAGTATGCTGTAATACCAAACAATTTTGGCCTCGTGAATAATACTGCTTGCACAGAAATGTTCTCAATAAAGGCCAGCGCTATAGTAAGACATCGCGGTCAAGTATACTCTATACTCGATACTATACAACAGGTCCAAGTGGAGTCCCTGTTCATAACATTTTTATTAAAGGGATTCCATTTCTCACAAAACTGCATGCTAATCCAAAATAGTGCAAACAGAATCTGGCGCAACATTGAATGGATGTTTGAAGAATCACATCTCTCCGCTGGTGAAATACACTCTATAATGGCAAAGATTGCAGATGGATCCGTGAAGACGTATGAAGATTTCCGTACTCTGAATATCAACCTGGCTCCGCTGTATATCATCAAGCCGCTTCTATCTGACTTCCGGTGCATGATGGTTCATACGGGCATAGTTATCTGCTCTTCCGTTCTGACACATCGGATGGATATTGATATGATTCGTTGCAAGCTCATAGCGTACTTCCAGTACATTGTGGATGTGCTAGGTGCAGAATCAGGCAAAACCTCCTTGCAGTATCTGTTCAGCATCTGGCGACAGCCCAGCTATTGCTCGGCCACGTGCCTACGAGAAGACGTTCCCTTACCGTTTTCTTAA
- the HOS2 gene encoding histone deacetylase HOS2 (Syntenic homolog of Saccharomyces cerevisiae YGL194C (HOS2)), whose translation MSQTFSYDAKTVNEQPLFEFGASYTPRVSYHYNSRVSQYHYGVRHPMKPFRLMLTDHLVSRYGLHKVMDLYETRAATKEEVLAFHAQDYVDFLSHVAPENLNKLPRGSLEKFNIGDDCPIFQGLFEYSMLYAGASLDASRKLINGQSEIAINWSGGLHHAKKSNPSGFCYVNDIVLAILNLLRYHPRVLYIDIDLHHGDGVQEAFYTTDRVFTVSFHKYNGEFFPGTGDLDEIGCSRGKHFSLNVPLNDGIDDDSYINLFKSIIDPLVTSYKPTVIIQQCGADSLGHDRLGCFNLNIRAHGECVKFVKSFGIPMLCVGGGGYTPRNVSRLWTYETGILNDVLLPSDIPEDIPFREWFGPDYSLHPVLDDLYENKNSKKYLENIRIRCLENIKYLQGAPSVRMDAELIPTQDLPGLTEEEEDLIRELNQEDDSYRLEQIEKDNVRRGELL comes from the coding sequence ATGTCGCAGACGTTCTCGTACGATGCCAAAACGGTGAACGAGCAACCGCTGTTCGAGTTCGGGGCCAGCTATACGCCGCGCGTATCTTATCACTATAATTCGCGAGTATCTCAGTACCACTATGGCGTCCGTCACCCCATGAAGCCGTTCCGGCTGATGCTGACGGACCACCTGGTGTCGCGGTACGGGCTGCACAAGGTGATGGACCTATACGAGACGCGGGCAGCGACGAAGGAGGAGGTTCTGGCATTCCATGCGCAGGATTATGTGGACTTCCTGAGTCACGTGGCGCCGGAGAACCTCAACAAGCTGCCGCGGGGCTCGCTGGAGAAATTCAACATCGGGGACGACTGCCCAATCTTTCAGGGTCTGTTTGAATACAGCATGCTGTACGCCGGGGCGTCGCTAGACGCGTCGCGCAAGCTGATAAACGGGCAGTCAGAGATCGCGATCAACTGGTCGGGCGGGCTGCACCACGCCAAGAAGAGCAATCCTTCGGGGTTCTGTTACGTGAACGACATTGTTCTGGCGATTCTGAATCTGCTGCGCTACCACCCACGCGTTCTGTACATTGACATTGATCTGCACCACGGAGACGGTGTCCAAGAAGCATTCTACACTACTGACCGCGTGTTCACGGTCTCGTTCCACAAGTACAATGGTGAGTTTTTTCCGGGAACGGGGGATTTGGATGAGATCGGATGCTCGCGCGGCAAGCACTTTTCGCTGAATGTGCCGCTCAATGACGGCATCGATGATGATTCGTACATCAACTTATTTAAGAGCATCATAGACCCGCTAGTTACATCATACAAGCCAACAGTAATTATTCAGCAATGTGGAGCAGACTCTTTGGGGCATGACAGACTGGGGTGTTTCAATCTAAATATCAGAGCCCACGGCGAGTGCGTCAAGTTTGTGAAGTCGTTCGGGATACCTATGCTATGTGTCGGTGGTGGAGGTTACACCCCCAGGAATGTGTCGCGGCTATGGACGTACGAGACAGGCATCCTTAATGATGTGCTCTTACCTTCAGATATCCCAGAAGATATTCCGTTCCGCGAATGGTTCGGTCCAGACTATTCTCTGCACCCGGTCTTGGATGATTTATACGAAAATAAAAACTCCAAGAAGTACTTGGAGAACATACGGATCCGGTGTCTAGAAAACATAAAGTATCTGCAGGGGGCGCCAAGTGTGCGCATGGATGCGGAGCTGATCCCTACTCAGGATCTTCCAGGTTTAacagaagaagaagaagattTGATACGGGAACTAAACCAAGAAGATGATTCCTATAGGCTAGAGCAGATTGAAAAGGACAATGTTAGGCGCGGCGAGCTATTGTAA